One Papaver somniferum cultivar HN1 chromosome 10, ASM357369v1, whole genome shotgun sequence genomic window carries:
- the LOC113315045 gene encoding protein GID8 homolog, with protein MSTSKRVITREEWEKKLNEVKIRKEDMNKLVMNYLVTEGYVEAAERFKMESGTEPLVDLASITERMAVKKALHCGDIEDAIEKVNDLNPEILDTNPQLFFLLQQQKLIELIRNGKTEEALEFAQEELAPRGEENQSFLEELEKTVALLAFENAADCPVGGLLDISQRLKTANEVNAAILTSQNHEKDPKLPSLLKMLVWAQSQLDEKALYPHIKDLSTGVLEDHSASKK; from the exons ATG AGTACATCAAAGAGAGTGATTACTAGGGAGGAGTGGGAGAAAAAGCTGAATGAGGTAAAAATTAGGAAAGAAGATATGAATAAATTAGTGATGAATTATCTTGTCACTGAGGGTTATGTTGAAGCTGCAGAGAGATTCAAGATGGAATCTGGGACTGAAC CTTTAGTAGATCTTGCATCAATAACTGAACGCATGGCTGTGAAGAAGGCTTTACATTGTGGGGATATTGAGGATGCAATCGAGAAAGTTAATGACTTGAATCCTGAG ATATTGGATACAAACCCACAGCTATTTTTTCTTCTCCAACAACAAAAGTTAATAGAATTGATTCGCAACGGAAAAACAGAAGAAGCTCTGGAGTTTGCTCAGGAGGAACTTGCTCCAAGGGGTGAAGAAAAC CAAAGCTTTCTTGAAGAGCTAGAGAAAACAGTTGCGTTGTTAGCATTTGAGAATGCTGCTGATTGTCCTGTTGGAGGACTTTTGGACATATCACAGCGTCTCAAAACAGCAAATGAGGTGAATGCAGCCATTCTAACTAGCCAGAATCATGAAAAAG ATCCAAAGCTGCCTAGTTTGTTGAAGATGCTGGTTTGGGCTCAATCCCAACTGGATGAAAAGGCTTTGTATCCACACATCAAAGATTTATCAACTGGTGTGCTTGAAGACCACTCGGCTTCCAAGAAGTAA